One part of the Andrena cerasifolii isolate SP2316 chromosome 4, iyAndCera1_principal, whole genome shotgun sequence genome encodes these proteins:
- the LOC143368467 gene encoding chitinase-3-like protein 2, with translation MVNQIPVPRAKYELLTDVRQPRWKPQVLCLILVSVVLGILFVTRTWVGILILRSPGTEALDTETLLDNAKIATWVRRARMYAESTKENQNADRNGSVGSPQHFYANSSRQIIVCYYTVSGDLNTLWELSPSHIDPHLCTHIIVGFAGVVNCSLDLGNSSSLYKDVLALKDLQPELRVMISVGGSNELHLGFSEMVKNHGNRKRFIKSVLNVTKSFGFDGLDLDWEFPAWLGADDLEKIHFVQLLEELQREFHRAEQPLILSVAVAAPQAIVDQSYDVLDMAKYVDFVNLMSYDYHFYVWYYPVTGLNSPLFPRSTESGYLSTLNINFSAQYWLSKGMPREKLIIGIPTYGHSYKLDNPLNHGLLAPANGFGELGDMGFVCYPTICQFLRNGAKRVFENENKVPYAYKDREWVSYEDIASIYSKAEWIRANNFGGAMILSLNVDDWNNTCKFNETFPLTRIVNKVLRSQQD, from the exons ATGGTTAACCAAATTCCTGTGCCTCGGGCCAAGTATGAATTGTTAACCGACGTTCGACA ACCTCGTTGGAAACCACAAGTGTTGTGCTTAATATTGGTATCCGTGGTACTTGGGATCCTTTTTGTAACGCGCACCTGGGTAGGAATCCTTATTCTTCGCTCTCCAGGAACAGAAGCTCTCGACACAGAGACGTTGCTGGACAATGCCAAGATTGCTACGTGGGTACGTCGGGCTCGGATGTACGCCGAGTCGACGAAGGAGAACCAGAATGCGGACAGGAACGGCAGTGTCGGTTCGCCACAGCACTTCTACGCCAATTCCTCCAG GCAGATCATCGTCTGTTATTACACCGTATCGGGGGACCTGAACACGCTCTGGGAGCTCAGTCCGTCGCACATTGACCCTCATCTTTGTACGCATATTATCGTGGGTTTTGCGGGCGTGGTGAACTGTAGCCTCGATCTGGGCAACAGTTCGTCGCTCTACAAGGACGTCCTTGCCTTGAAGGACCTGCAACCTGAATTGAGGGTCATGATCAGTGTTGGCGGCAGTAATGAGCTCCACTTGGGTTTCTCGGAAATGGTGAAAAATCATGGTAATAGAAAGAG GTTTATAAAGTCAGTGCTAAACGTGACTAAGTCATTTGGTTTCGACGGATTGGACTTGGACTGGGAGTTCCCAGCATGGCTCGGTGCCGACGATTTAGAGAAAATTCATTTCGTGCAGCTGCTAGAAGAATTACAAAGAGAGTTTCACCGCGCTGAGCAACCGTTAATCCTTTCCGTCGCAGTAGCTGCCCCTCAAGCTATCGTCGATCAAAGCTACGACGTGCTGGACATGGCAAA GTATGTAGATTTTGTGAACCTGATGTCGTATGACTACCATTTTTATGTTTGGTACTACCCAGTCACCGGACTCAATTCTCCGCTCTTTCCACGTTCAACAGAATCTGGCTACCTTTCTACCCTGAACATCAACTTCTCGGCTCAGTATTGGCTTTCGAAAGGCATGCCCAGAGAAAAGTTGATTATCGGGATTCCTACCTATGGACACTCTTATAAATTGGACAACCCGTTGAATCACGGCTTACTTGCCCCGGCGAATGGATTCGGGGAATTGGGCGACATGGGGTTCGTTTGTTATCCCACGATTTGCCAGTTCCTTCGCAATGGCGCGAAGCGTGTTTTCGAAAACGAGAACAAAGTTCCGTACGCTTACAAAGACAGGGAATGGGTATCTTACGAAGACATCGCAAGCATTTATTCCAAG GCCGAGTGGATCCGTGCAAATAACTTTGGAGGCGCAATGATATTGTCTTTAAACGTCGACGACTGGAATAACACGTGTAAATTCAATGAAACCTTTCCTTTGACTCGAATCGTTAACAAGGTCCTCAGATCGCAGCAAGACTAA
- the Eif3j gene encoding eukaryotic translation initiation factor 3 subunit J: MDDEWDVENAEAKFDLAIRSNKWEGEDEDEDVKDSWEDVEEEKKDVEKPAEVPKAKPKPKKALAERIEQHEKKAKEEAERKAKEKEEALTPEERKAEQLKRQRLQEEADLRLAMETFGVAEEPPAFSLDSTVPNTMEEFEQYGNLLAEKLNLLAKSAEFSLFAEELVKCIALNLSSTDLKKVKAMVDNLLIEKQKMEKGKKNKGKGKAKLKIRDDNSLLSEYDGYVYDDYDDFM, from the exons ATGGACGACGAATGGG ATGTCGAAAACGCAGAGGCGAAATTCGACCTAGCTATTAGATCCAACAAGTGGGaaggcgaggacgaggacgaggacgtcaAG GATAGTTGGGAAGATgtcgaagaagagaagaaagatGTAGAGAAACCCGCTGAAGTGCCTAAGGCCAAGCCAAAGCCAAAGAAAGCTTTGGCAGAAAGGATCGAACAGCACGAG AAGAAGGCAAAAGAAGAAGCGGAAAGAAAAGctaaagaaaaagaagaggcaCTGACACCAGAGGAGAGGAAAGCGGAACAATTGAAGCGCCAAAGGCTCCAAGAGGAAGCTGACCTACGTCTAGCCATGGAGACTTTCG GAGTGGCAGAAGAACCGCCTGCGTTCAGTCTGGACAGTACGGTACCTAACACGATGGAAGAATTTGAACAATATGGGAACTTACTTGCGGAAAAACTCAATTTGCTTGCCAAGAGCGCTGAATTCTCTCTGTTCGCAGAAGAACTTGTTAAATGCATTGCACTCAATT TATCCTCGACAGATCTGAAGAAAGTGAAGGCGATGGTGGATAATCTTCTGATCGAGAAGCAGAAGATGGAGAAGGGGAAAAAGAACAAGGGAAAGGGGAAAGCGAAACTCAAGATCAGGGATGATAACTCTCTTTTGAGCGAATACGACGGCTACGTTTACGATGATTACGACGATTTCATGTAG